The genomic region gtaatttttttttttaaattcaatctgtcactacatgttttatttcaaagcAACTCTCTCAGAAGCGTACATTCGCTAACACAAGCAGTATCGAAATCGGAATGTTTCCTACGAATTATAAATAATCCCAACCTTGAGCCGATCTTCAAATATTGTCTGTGTTTTCAGGCTGCAatgcgaaaataaaacaacttctaaatGTTTACATTTCAACGCGTCCGTTGAATGAGTGATAAATGGATGTTTCGTAGTTGGATTACTCACCTTGCAGTGCTATGGGAAAAGGTGCAAATCCACGTGCGCTCAGGccgtggaaaaagaaatgtaCGAGGGAAAACACTGAAAACCTTATCCCACGAGCAGAATTTTCATTACTACAGCACAACTGAAAGGAGCGCACTTTCACCACGTGTTAACAGATTTGTAACCAGTTTTTACTTTGCACTCCACGTTTCTTTGCAGCTTCCTAGTTTAGTCCGACCTAGAAACATGGTCGATGAGCTAGTCGGTGCTGAAATCGAAGTAGCCACACGTTATTCAGAAAATGCCTTTTCCGCGTGGTAAACGAGCACGTCAGATATCGCCATGAAGTGGGTGGATAGCTTTGAAAATGCATCCATCGGTGCCGCTTTGGCAGTTTTGCTGTTCTTGCACATCGTCAACCTACCGCCGCACTCGGTATTCGCCGTCCGGGCATCCACACCTGACCTCGAAAGTAAGTTTCCGGTTACATCGGAAAGGACAGCCATTTGTGGTGCCTAAACACAACTACTACTTCCTTCCGCTTATAGTTCTCGATGTGCAGCAGTGTCCCGCCGGTAGCGATATGCGGATGACGTGCGGCATCAAGGAGCATCATGCGTATCACATGAACTCGTCCTACGCACAGTGGTACTTCAAGGTATGGCATTAGGCGGAAGCGCCCCCACGTGGAGTGAGTTTTTGCAATCCATTTTCAATGTTCTCCATCGACGAACCACGCTGTTCGTATTGTTTAGCCCTGCGGTGGAGGCTTTCATCAGATGGCCTGCAGCAACCGGGCCGAGCTGGATGAGCAGGAATGGCATCCACTTAATTGCGGCGACAAACGGTGCCACGTTACGCTGACCGTACAGAACACGTCTGACGCGGATGCCGGACTGTACCGCTGCACAATTCACCCCTACCGGACGGACAATCAGACCCAGCTGGATATTCAGCTGGTGCGGACGTTCCAGCTGATCGTGACAAGTAGGACCATTACCAATAGCGCAACCAGCTTTAGGCGCTCTATTGATATGACATTGCCCCATCCATTTTCCAGAGTCGTTCCTTGATGAGTCAATTCCGGCACCGGAGCTGCTGGACAACTTGCCGGCCAACACGACGGCCATCGTCGACACGCAGATCGTACTGCAGTGCCGCGTGCACAGCAAGGTGCAGCCGACCATCAAGTGGTTCCGACGCATCAACAAGCAGCTCGGCGAGCACAGCTTCAACCAGAACAAGTCGATCCGGTATCTGGAGAATTTCTACGAGCTGCTCCCATCGGCCGGTGAGAAACTGCTGTCCCACGATGTCTACCTTAGCAAGCTGATCCTGTACAGTGCGTCCGAACGGGACATCGGTATCTACGTATGCGTCGGCATCAATTACGGTGGTGTAAGCATGGCCGACGCGTACGTTAATCTGCTGCACGCCAATGGCACCCCGATGGAGGAGTCTCACGGTGGGTACGTGGACCTGATGGTCCTCTTTCTGATACCGGTCGCGCTGGCACTGGTTCCACTGGTGGCGTGGATTGTGCTGAATGTTATACGTGCATCGCATCACTCGGAAGAGAAGGGCCTGGTGCCACTTAACAGTGCCTCGATTTACGAACCAGCCATTGCAGCCAAAAGTGACAAAAGTAAGCGACGAAGTAAAGCTGAAGGAAGGCATGAACATGTATACGAAAAAATCAATATGGTTTAGGATTAATTCATCATTCATTAGATGAACTATGTGAAACTTGTAAATAGTCGTCTTagatgataaaataaatgttacaaTTACTGTTACTTTAACTCGGTTGACTTCACACTATGTACTTTCGTACTTTTTCATAACGGAGCTTTCAAATATTCAAGTGCAACTGTTGTCGGAGCAAGGCTCACCGTtccgaaaacaaaatggaatgaaCCCACGGACGGTAACAACGGAATCCGACAAACGAATTTGATGTACAAAGTTGTTTGTTCCTTTCCTTCTATTTGATAGTTCTATTGTTCAACATTGAATGAAAAACCTTTTAACAAAATGGCTATTTTCGTCATCATGgcgattttattttacattctgACCAGCTTGTTCCAGCTAACtttgataaatattttggtttttcagGCAACACTGCTGTCACTTTCATTCGATGACCAAATGTCAGTCTAAGTCAAAGCGTTCCCTGAAACAGACGCTGTTTGTCgtgaaaaaatcttttttacatgttttacCAAGAATTTCGTACaattgcgttttattttttgagaCTTATTTCTTAGTTGTTTACAACATAACCCCGAAAAACCTGTACTAGTGTGTATTTTTGCGTTGTTCGTTGTTCTGTGCAAAGCGAAATCTAGCGACGCGCAATCGCCCGCGTTTGTTTAATACGTGTTGACGTTTGTTGGCTTCAAAAATGCCGCCAACGACAACAAGAAACGGGGTTGGGCTCCGTCCGAGACGAGCATCCCGGATCGATTATGCATCGTTGAATTCGGTAGGAGAAATTCTGATTCGGCAAGATACAACAACGACGAAAACAAACGCGGACTTCGTTACTGAAATTGTCCCATGCAGCGTACTCCTAAAAAAACTTACTTGTTCCGAGCTCGACAGTTACGGTTGTACAGGTAATTGAAGTTCAGTATTAATTTGCTCAACAAACTCTTTGATATCAACACTTTGAATTGTAGGTCTCACTGGCATTAATCCATCAAAAACTGGAACATCAGTTACCAATAAAGGAAGCAAAACGATAACCAGAAGCAACGTGTCCCTGTCGGAACGTTTCAGTAACGTTACAAGGCGGACTAAAGCTAGACGTACTGAAAACCTACCGGCAGTGAAGCAAAATGAGACTGCAAAACCACGTCATACCATCAGCATTGTCGACTGTTCGATCATTTCGCTAGACGGAAGCACTAACGATAGCAGAATGGCCCTAAAATCACAAAATTTACCAAGTCCAAAACTAACACGTCGCAGAGCGAGTCTTACAAAAACTGGTGCCATGGAACCGCAAACGAAAGCGACCGAAATGTCGACAGAAAACTTTCAGACGAGTCGCTCCGCATCGAAGCGCAAACAAGAATCCTCTGTTCCGGACACGGGCGTATCCCCACCGAAGAAAGTCCTAGAAGATCACGTATCGATTGTGGAAATATCGATAGATCGAGAGGAGGGAACCGCCCAAGAAATAATAGAGCACCCGACCGaagcaacagcatcaacaagcACGGCGCAAATCAAAAGTCTCCCGAAGCCGGACGGCAATGCTTCGAAAAAGTTGCCAATTGAGCCGTTCAAAGACCTCATTGTATCCGTAAAACGCGTTGGACCCGCCATGACAGAGGCCGAACTCAGAAGTCTGAAGTATTATGATCCAGATTCGGCCAAGGGTGCAATAAATGATGATCACCGACGGAGTGCTCTGGGTGAGGACCGTAAAACGATCGGGCAAAAGAAACGTTCAAATCGCATAACGTTTGCCAACAAACCCCAAAATGTTATCGCTAGTCCAATCGCTGAGGATCCAGAACCCGATAGTCCCAAACTTGACAACAATCGAACGATTAGCGGCCAGAGACGACGGTCGATCCGTTTATCGTTGTCTGCTAAACTGACACCGAACGACCGGGTGATTGATATTTCCAGTTCGCTTCCGGGCGACCCGGAACCCGCCGGTTCCAAATTTGACGAAAATTGGAAGCTGTTCGAACAGAAGCACCGATCGAGCCGCCCATCGTTACCCACCCAATCAAAGGCGACCAACCGGCCGATAATTATATCTAGCCCTATTGCGGAGGATCCGGAGCCCATCATCCTCGAACCGCCGATCCTAACGGAAATCCAAACCCAACCGCTTGGTACTGAGGAAAATCACAAGAATGTCTTACCGAAACGGCGTCAATCCCGTTCGTCAATGTCCACCGGATCACAAATCTTTATCTCCGACCTAATCACCGAGGATCCGGAACCCGCAAATTCCGAACAGTCAATGGA from Anopheles coustani chromosome 3, idAnoCousDA_361_x.2, whole genome shotgun sequence harbors:
- the LOC131260602 gene encoding fibroblast growth factor receptor 4; translated protein: MKWVDSFENASIGAALAVLLFLHIVNLPPHSVFAVRASTPDLEILDVQQCPAGSDMRMTCGIKEHHAYHMNSSYAQWYFKPCGGGFHQMACSNRAELDEQEWHPLNCGDKRCHVTLTVQNTSDADAGLYRCTIHPYRTDNQTQLDIQLVRTFQLIVTKSFLDESIPAPELLDNLPANTTAIVDTQIVLQCRVHSKVQPTIKWFRRINKQLGEHSFNQNKSIRYLENFYELLPSAGEKLLSHDVYLSKLILYSASERDIGIYVCVGINYGGVSMADAYVNLLHANGTPMEESHGGYVDLMVLFLIPVALALVPLVAWIVLNVIRASHHSEEKGLVPLNSASIYEPAIAAKSDKSKRRSKAEGRHEHVYEKINMV